In Candidatus Defluviilinea proxima, a single genomic region encodes these proteins:
- a CDS encoding ABC transporter substrate-binding protein, whose translation MNNFRRIIVLLLLVVTLLTSCSKNTASQVDEVKLRLNWQPGAEHVAYYLASEKGYYKDAGMNVEIIVGSGSGDSVKLLATGDVDFSLAAGANVIQGVSSGMPIKVIGVIYQDDPTSFTVLDGKGITKLEDLIGKKIGVALNSSTYPEYLALLKRNGIDQSQVTEVPVNFGIEPLLTGQIDAFPGFLTQIPLQVQRPVRKPLVIP comes from the coding sequence ATGAACAATTTTCGTCGAATAATTGTGTTGCTCCTTTTAGTTGTAACCCTTTTAACAAGTTGTTCCAAAAACACTGCCAGCCAAGTCGATGAGGTTAAACTACGCTTGAATTGGCAGCCTGGCGCAGAACATGTTGCATACTACTTAGCGTCTGAAAAAGGCTATTATAAAGATGCCGGCATGAATGTAGAGATTATCGTAGGGTCAGGTAGTGGCGATTCGGTGAAATTGCTTGCCACTGGAGATGTTGATTTTAGTTTGGCTGCTGGAGCTAACGTAATACAAGGCGTTTCCAGTGGAATGCCAATTAAGGTGATTGGGGTGATATATCAAGATGATCCCACTTCATTCACTGTACTGGACGGCAAGGGTATAACTAAACTAGAGGATTTAATTGGCAAGAAAATAGGTGTTGCCTTAAATAGTTCTACATATCCTGAATATCTTGCTCTATTAAAACGCAATGGTATAGATCAATCTCAAGTGACGGAAGTACCTGTGAATTTTGGGATTGAGCCATTGCTCACAGGTCAAATTGATGCATTTCCTGGCTTTCTTACTCAAATACCACTTCAAGTTCAAAGGCCGGTCAGAAAACCATTAGTTATTCCTTAA
- a CDS encoding ABC transporter permease yields the protein MLRAKLVTRAVPFIFFVFLLIAWQLIVEKFSVPQYILPAPSEIIQRMIKDYSILYFHTVVTLYESVSGFLLACVIGIVVAMLINTSSLVERIIYPYAIMAKVIPVVAIAPLIMIWFGFGITLKSLFLRWFLFPIVVNTVKGLKSTDPQMVKLMKSLSAHPFQIFIKLKVPSSMPYLFAGFKVAITLSVVGAIVGELVGADRGIGHLIMIAQAYLDTELIFSAIFASAVLGWCYFP from the coding sequence ATGTTAAGAGCAAAACTGGTTACGAGGGCAGTTCCATTTATCTTTTTTGTTTTTCTTTTGATCGCATGGCAATTAATTGTCGAAAAATTTAGTGTCCCTCAATACATTCTGCCCGCCCCGTCTGAAATAATCCAAAGAATGATAAAGGATTATTCAATTTTATACTTTCATACGGTGGTTACGTTGTACGAGTCAGTATCAGGTTTCTTATTGGCGTGCGTTATTGGAATTGTAGTGGCAATGCTTATTAATACATCTTCATTAGTTGAGAGAATAATATATCCATATGCAATAATGGCAAAAGTAATTCCTGTAGTGGCGATTGCGCCCTTGATAATGATCTGGTTTGGCTTTGGCATTACCCTAAAATCTTTATTTCTGCGCTGGTTTCTTTTTCCAATTGTTGTGAATACTGTAAAGGGGTTAAAATCAACCGATCCTCAAATGGTTAAGTTGATGAAAAGTCTTTCAGCTCATCCATTTCAAATTTTTATTAAGCTAAAAGTTCCATCTTCAATGCCATATTTGTTTGCTGGTTTTAAAGTTGCAATAACGCTGAGTGTTGTTGGGGCTATTGTAGGGGAGTTAGTCGGTGCAGACAGAGGTATTGGTCACCTAATTATGATTGCTCAGGCATATTTAGACACGGAATTGATTTTTAGTGCTATATTTGCGTCAGCAGTATTGGGTTGGTGTTATTTTCCCTAA
- a CDS encoding ABC transporter ATP-binding protein, producing MDKHAAIEFNDVHFEYRLEDSNTLNIIKGLSFLINKNEFITLIGPSGCGKSTLLYLIANILKPTQGDVKVDFGLVKDASGFVFQDYVLFPWRNILENVRLPLELKGVKNSEANKLALEYIHLVGLDDFVNSFPKELSGGMKQRVGIARALITESPILLMDEPFNALDDITRQEMYDELINILSVTKRTVVFVTHNINEAIFLSDKIFVLSKRPSIIKKIIEVKLPKPRDTTILSSPEFYQAYSETQQALKEK from the coding sequence ATGGATAAACACGCTGCGATTGAATTTAATGATGTTCATTTTGAGTATCGCTTGGAAGACAGCAATACCCTCAATATTATTAAGGGATTGTCTTTCTTAATTAATAAAAATGAATTTATAACTCTTATTGGACCATCCGGTTGCGGCAAGTCCACACTCCTATACCTTATCGCAAACATTCTTAAGCCAACCCAAGGTGATGTCAAGGTAGATTTTGGACTCGTAAAAGATGCAAGTGGTTTTGTGTTTCAAGATTATGTATTATTTCCTTGGAGAAACATTTTGGAAAATGTTAGACTACCATTGGAATTAAAGGGTGTAAAAAATTCTGAGGCAAATAAACTCGCCTTAGAATATATCCATTTGGTTGGATTAGATGATTTTGTGAATTCGTTTCCAAAGGAGTTATCTGGGGGTATGAAACAGCGTGTAGGGATTGCTCGTGCACTAATTACAGAATCCCCGATTTTACTTATGGACGAGCCATTTAATGCGTTAGATGATATTACGCGTCAAGAGATGTATGATGAACTTATAAACATACTTTCTGTAACTAAAAGAACGGTGGTTTTTGTCACGCATAATATTAATGAGGCAATATTTTTATCTGATAAAATTTTTGTGCTTTCAAAAAGGCCGAGCATTATAAAGAAAATTATTGAGGTAAAGTTGCCCAAACCAAGGGATACGACTATTTTGTCGTCGCCGGAGTTTTATCAAGCTTATTCCGAGACTCAGCAAGCCTTAAAAGAGAAATAA
- a CDS encoding SUMF1/EgtB/PvdO family nonheme iron enzyme, with the protein MGDENILAKYHNENYIYEYLFPYPLADLYRRYRVSREPYDKLGFLLSASEASLKFLVAVSFGLTNTNNEKLIQDLSRVKLNSPSFGTWEKLLEIVVSNVEKSSETNELTSLIIQCLKNNEGKQSEYIKSVKKLIEWRNDYVHGGTITSLTAKNILEEAEPVFRNAFRSLSFLANYPFVICEEVRFIRNPSCFEAVIRLAQGCNPTFPYEIWRLDKPIDPQVTLLMSPNLSTAYSLNPILIILPDEKMDAPRCYFYSHKNGHVYWQSYEFHKDNIKQGPSELEEEMVSLINGSIKISQTLLEFHDNNKPPWLKSLSKSSKSLFNFTPPAGYELLGVIGQGRYGIVYKVFHTGLKEVRALKIILPEISQDPRLRKRFEIEAQVLAKLRGKSAGIDLYEYGETNEGFPYIILQLAEEGSLQEYMERWGQADWNLVLGIGIKCFTALKAVHETGILHRDIKLSNILVSGDRYLLCDFGVSKFIDSNQSLTLMGDAIGTIGYMPPEQRDGTSDARSDLYSLGVCLVHLLAGKPLPDHRKWLYQSYKGNLDFRNALLSLLEPIPENRPPSASAILERFRIINKEYIETENNQEIDTKITPPKNTAITDNALLPELSNDNPQPRYWRSSDGTVFRQIPSGEYLMGGTKYPDERPVHKVRFDKPFFMATTLVTNSMFRRFCAETKYRGSGDNFLLHFMNEKTFNKSWREATAPVVFVSWIDVKEYILWRSEQDDLDYRLPSEAEWEYACRADSRTVYPWGNTFDMNMLNTGKRHGHPTPVGTFPPNSWGLFDMLGNVWEWCEDIFDVLPNEESLFYRYCSELPFGSCVNPVNSGPDAMFSKRVRKGLRAGRGGSWFSDNHNCRPANRRGRP; encoded by the coding sequence ATGGGAGACGAAAATATTCTTGCTAAGTACCATAACGAAAATTATATATATGAATATTTGTTTCCATATCCTTTAGCAGATTTATACCGGCGTTATCGGGTATCGCGAGAGCCTTACGACAAGCTTGGTTTCCTTTTGTCGGCTAGTGAAGCATCTCTCAAGTTTTTGGTTGCGGTATCATTTGGATTAACCAATACGAATAACGAAAAACTAATACAGGACTTGAGTCGCGTAAAATTAAATAGCCCTTCGTTTGGCACGTGGGAAAAACTTCTGGAAATAGTTGTATCAAACGTAGAAAAATCATCAGAAACTAATGAACTAACATCATTGATAATACAATGCCTTAAAAATAACGAGGGAAAACAATCCGAATATATAAAATCAGTAAAAAAACTTATTGAATGGAGAAATGATTATGTACATGGTGGGACAATTACTAGCCTAACTGCTAAAAATATTTTGGAAGAAGCAGAACCTGTATTTAGGAATGCCTTTCGATCTTTGTCATTTTTGGCAAATTATCCATTTGTAATATGCGAGGAAGTTCGATTTATAAGAAACCCATCATGTTTCGAAGCTGTAATTAGATTGGCACAGGGATGCAATCCAACTTTCCCATATGAGATATGGCGATTAGACAAGCCTATTGATCCCCAAGTCACGTTGCTAATGTCACCGAATTTGTCAACCGCATATTCACTTAATCCAATACTGATAATCCTTCCCGACGAGAAGATGGATGCACCTCGATGTTATTTCTATTCACATAAAAACGGGCATGTTTATTGGCAAAGCTATGAATTTCATAAAGACAATATTAAACAAGGTCCATCTGAACTAGAAGAAGAGATGGTTTCTTTAATAAACGGATCGATTAAGATCTCTCAAACATTACTGGAATTTCATGACAACAACAAGCCACCCTGGCTTAAGTCGCTATCCAAATCGTCGAAAAGTTTATTTAACTTTACCCCTCCTGCTGGTTATGAGTTGCTAGGGGTAATTGGACAAGGAAGATATGGTATTGTTTACAAAGTATTCCATACAGGATTAAAAGAGGTTCGCGCATTAAAGATAATCCTACCTGAAATATCTCAAGATCCGCGATTAAGAAAAAGGTTTGAGATAGAGGCGCAAGTCCTTGCAAAGTTACGCGGAAAATCTGCGGGAATTGATTTGTACGAATACGGCGAGACTAATGAGGGATTTCCGTATATCATTCTGCAGCTTGCTGAAGAAGGTTCGCTTCAAGAATACATGGAGAGATGGGGACAAGCAGATTGGAATCTTGTTTTAGGGATTGGGATCAAATGTTTTACAGCTCTAAAGGCTGTCCATGAAACAGGTATATTACATAGAGATATAAAGCTATCAAATATTTTAGTTTCAGGAGACAGATATCTACTGTGTGATTTTGGCGTAAGTAAGTTTATTGATTCTAATCAGTCACTTACTCTTATGGGTGATGCTATAGGCACTATTGGTTATATGCCCCCTGAACAACGTGATGGAACATCAGATGCCCGATCAGACCTGTATTCACTTGGTGTATGTCTTGTCCATTTATTAGCCGGAAAGCCTTTGCCAGATCATCGAAAATGGTTATACCAGAGTTATAAAGGGAATTTAGATTTTAGAAATGCATTATTGAGTTTACTTGAACCTATCCCTGAAAACCGTCCCCCAAGTGCTTCCGCCATATTAGAAAGATTCAGAATCATTAATAAGGAATATATTGAAACTGAAAACAATCAAGAAATTGATACAAAGATAACTCCCCCAAAAAACACAGCTATTACTGATAATGCGTTACTGCCTGAATTAAGTAATGATAACCCTCAGCCCAGATATTGGCGTTCCTCCGACGGAACTGTTTTCAGGCAAATTCCATCAGGTGAGTATTTAATGGGAGGCACAAAATATCCAGATGAGCGTCCAGTTCACAAGGTTAGATTTGATAAGCCCTTCTTTATGGCTACTACGCTGGTAACAAATTCTATGTTTAGAAGATTTTGTGCTGAAACAAAATACCGCGGCTCTGGCGATAATTTTTTACTTCATTTCATGAACGAAAAAACATTTAATAAGTCATGGAGAGAAGCAACCGCCCCAGTAGTTTTTGTTTCCTGGATTGATGTTAAGGAGTATATCCTTTGGCGATCAGAACAAGATGATTTAGACTATCGACTGCCTTCAGAGGCTGAGTGGGAATACGCTTGTCGGGCTGATTCTCGTACTGTTTACCCTTGGGGTAACACATTTGATATGAATATGTTAAATACAGGCAAGAGACATGGTCATCCAACGCCGGTGGGCACCTTTCCGCCTAACTCATGGGGGCTATTTGATATGCTGGGAAATGTGTGGGAGTGGTGCGAAGATATTTTTGATGTTTTACCTAATGAAGAATCTCTCTTTTATAGATATTGCTCAGAACTTCCTTTCGGAAGCTGTGTGAATCCTGTAAATTCAGGACCAGATGCAATGTTTAGTAAGCGGGTAAGGAAGGGGCTTCGTGCCGGGCGTGGCGGATCTTGGTTTAGTGATAATCACAATTGTAGACCAGCCAATCGCCGTGGAAGACCATGA
- a CDS encoding ABC transporter substrate-binding protein: protein MSWLSYSNTTSSSKAGQKTISYSLRLWNKYVWSFYCCKRRDNKNNPDLVQRFVDATFKGWNYVFDHRSEAIDIMMNKFPELDRNKITSELDLLIPLILTDTTEEYGLGYSVDTRWEDTINILFDQNVISNKVEPINVFTNKFVQKEP, encoded by the coding sequence ATTTCCTGGCTTTCTTACTCAAATACCACTTCAAGTTCAAAGGCCGGTCAGAAAACCATTAGTTATTCCTTAAGATTATGGAATAAATATGTATGGAGTTTCTATTGTTGCAAGAGACGAGACAATAAAAATAATCCGGATCTTGTTCAGAGATTTGTCGATGCTACATTTAAGGGATGGAACTACGTTTTCGATCATCGCAGTGAAGCCATCGACATAATGATGAATAAATTCCCCGAACTGGATCGCAACAAGATAACAAGCGAACTTGATCTTTTAATCCCATTAATTTTGACGGACACTACGGAGGAATATGGCTTAGGGTATTCGGTCGATACACGCTGGGAAGATACTATAAACATTCTATTCGACCAAAACGTAATTAGCAACAAAGTCGAGCCGATTAATGTTTTCACTAATAAATTTGTCCAGAAAGAACCTTGA